One genomic segment of Spirochaetota bacterium includes these proteins:
- a CDS encoding transcriptional repressor, with protein sequence MICDKAETLKAKGLPVTVQRIAILEYMDGNLDHPSADDIHAALHEKYASISRATIYNNLVTLVSSGLLQEIDIDPEKAHYDSNISTHHHFYCTVCKHLYDVAIACPQLSHRDVDGHRIEQVQGYFLGTCRTCLAAGTGGGHHA encoded by the coding sequence ATGATATGCGACAAAGCCGAGACATTGAAAGCCAAGGGGTTGCCGGTAACCGTACAGCGTATCGCGATACTTGAGTACATGGACGGTAATCTCGATCATCCATCGGCGGATGATATCCATGCCGCTTTGCATGAAAAATACGCAAGCATTTCCCGGGCTACTATTTACAATAATCTGGTAACGCTCGTTTCATCAGGCCTTCTCCAGGAAATAGACATCGATCCTGAAAAGGCCCATTACGACAGCAATATAAGTACGCATCATCATTTCTACTGCACGGTGTGCAAGCATCTGTACGATGTGGCCATCGCCTGCCCCCAGCTTTCGCATCGGGACGTCGACGGCCACCGTATCGAGCAGGTCCAGGGCTATTTTCTCGGGACATGCAGGACATGCCTTGCGGCGGGAACGGGGGGAGGACACCATGCCTGA
- a CDS encoding DUF2062 domain-containing protein, producing MSDEGRKKGRNGIARGFRVLVILLKRTRTPHRLALGFAIGLFFSILPLPIIGMFIALGLALLFRLNLVSTYAGTLVVNFATGLFFYLLDYKAGTILFGTKFIKPMPSADIARFVADNIREIAVGGIFVASVFGIISYLLVYGIARLFMRRGKPRA from the coding sequence GTGAGTGACGAAGGAAGAAAGAAGGGACGCAACGGCATAGCCCGCGGTTTCCGTGTATTGGTCATCCTCCTGAAACGGACGCGCACGCCGCACCGGCTCGCCCTCGGGTTCGCCATCGGACTTTTCTTTTCCATTCTGCCGCTGCCGATCATCGGCATGTTCATAGCCTTGGGGCTTGCACTCCTGTTCAGGCTCAATCTCGTATCGACCTATGCCGGTACGCTTGTCGTGAATTTCGCGACAGGACTCTTTTTTTATCTCCTCGATTATAAAGCAGGGACCATTCTATTCGGTACAAAATTCATTAAGCCGATGCCCTCCGCGGATATCGCCCGGTTCGTGGCGGATAACATACGCGAGATCGCTGTTGGCGGGATCTTTGTCGCATCTGTCTTTGGCATTATCAGCTATTTGCTTGTATACGGTATCGCACGACTATTCATGCGAAGAGGAAAACCCAGGGCTTGA
- a CDS encoding DNA-formamidopyrimidine glycosylase family protein: MPELPELQIIINQLKEELQYAYIDSVVARDASISEDIGLISGQKVIEIVRHDKAIYFQLSRDAFMLSLGENAQLMMSTDNARIAHTRVLFRTTRGDLYLVDKSRMSTVTVVSKDETYVPFAGVDPLTKQFNFKMLYRNLKASKANIGDFLRKEKVVAGLGIRYTGKILRASRLPARHPANRIPRSAAEKLFWNIKNILRDAIIKKSPKALDMLDELDGLYDMGIPAEKAPH, translated from the coding sequence ATGCCTGAATTACCGGAACTGCAGATAATCATCAATCAGCTCAAAGAGGAACTGCAATACGCGTATATCGATTCCGTCGTCGCGCGCGATGCGTCGATCAGCGAGGATATCGGTCTTATCAGCGGCCAGAAGGTGATCGAGATAGTCCGTCATGACAAGGCGATATACTTCCAGCTTTCACGCGATGCGTTCATGCTGTCACTCGGTGAGAACGCGCAGCTCATGATGAGCACGGATAATGCGCGCATTGCGCATACGCGTGTCTTGTTCAGGACAACGCGGGGCGATCTGTACCTCGTCGATAAGAGCCGCATGAGCACGGTCACCGTGGTGAGCAAGGATGAGACCTATGTCCCCTTCGCCGGCGTCGATCCCCTGACGAAGCAGTTCAACTTCAAGATGCTTTACCGCAATCTGAAAGCGTCAAAGGCGAACATCGGCGATTTCCTGCGCAAGGAAAAGGTCGTCGCGGGTCTCGGGATACGCTACACCGGGAAGATACTTCGCGCATCACGGCTGCCCGCGCGTCACCCGGCCAACCGCATCCCGCGCTCGGCTGCGGAGAAGCTCTTTTGGAACATCAAGAACATACTGCGTGATGCGATAATCAAAAAAAGCCCGAAGGCCCTCGACATGCTCGATGAATTGGACGGGCTCTACGACATGGGTATTCCGGCGGAAAAAGCGCCTCACTGA